One Marasmius oreades isolate 03SP1 chromosome 2, whole genome shotgun sequence DNA segment encodes these proteins:
- a CDS encoding uncharacterized protein (MEROPS:MER0000436) yields MAFRILSSLILLSLGAAVSTSAIVLEEQPLRVEGTLSVPFKVNGTVYKTWVFQHASPAVLPTARPLVVLHGGPGLTHDYMLPLTDLAASRPVVLYDQIGSGKSSHVASNDSTFNWGLDVFLQELDNVLSILNIGHDFDLLGHSWGGVMAAEYAVRRKNPGLKHLVFSDSLPSNELWDQSEGELLAAFPEEVQSDLAVGFDDPVRYRKGLAAFFAVHGCTVNPTPQGVNVSFDYLFEDPTSSMRMGAALAGWSIIDRLSQITVPTLVLNGAADISQDFVNQPYLDRIPHVTHYKFEKSSHTPMWEERDEYMQVVERFLG; encoded by the exons ATGGCCTTTCGTATTCTTTCCTCCCTCATCCTCCTTTCTCTCGGGGCGGCAGTTTCCACGTCCGCTATTGTCCTCGAAGAACAACCTCTCCGTGTCGAGGGTACCCTCTCTGTTCCTTTCAAAGTCAACGGCACTGTATACAAGACATGGGTCTTCCAACACGCTAGTCCCGCCGTCTTGCCAACTGCCCGACCACTTGTCGTCCTCCACGGTGGTCCAGGGCTCACTCATGACTATATGCTCCCCTTGACGGACCTCGCAGCGTCCCGTCCTGTCGTGTTGTATGACCAAATTGGCTCTGGCAAATCCAGCCATGTGGCTAGCAATGATAGCACGTTCAACTGGGGATTGGATGTATTCCTCCAAGAGCTTGACAACGTGCTTAGTATCCTGAACATCGGTCACGACTTCGACCTACTGGGACACTCCTGGGGTGGTGTCATGGCTGCTGAATACGCCGTTCGGAGGAAAAATCCCGGGTTGAAGCATCTCGTTTTCTCGGATTCTTTACCGTCTAATGAGCTCTGGGATCAATCCGAGGGAGAGTTGTTGGCTGCGTTCCCGGAGGAGGTGCAGAGTGATCTTGCGGTTGGGTTTGATGATCCGGTGAGGTATCGAAAGGGGTTGGCAGCGTTTTTTGCGGTGCATGGGTGTACTGTGAATCCAACGCCGCAAGGGGTGAATGTGTCGTTTGATTATCTTTTTGAGGATCCTACTTCGTCAATGAGGAT GGGCGCTGCATTGGCTGGATGGAGCATCATCGACCGGCTGTCGCAGATTACAGTTCCAACTCTGGTATTGAACGGAGCGGCTGATATCTCTCAAGATTTCGTGAACCAACCGTATTTGGATCGTATCCCGCATGTTACGCATTACAAATTTGAAAAGTCGAGTCATACGCCCATGTGGGAGGAGAGGGATGAGTATATGCAGGTTGTTGAGCGGTTTTTGGGATGA
- a CDS encoding uncharacterized protein (MEROPS:MER0000405), which translates to MRWHSLDVGSLHYPLPGGKNPVVEVHIIAIDSPDRVVSLSRSTEFSVDSVLFEVAWTTSDMLLVKEMSRDAVRGQVLMFNWTQLVPSRPQLEGEVVRQVDLKPGWIECEQTIFPLPSTVLGLSAYLDIVEDREGYKHIAVFESSRSSEPYFITQGKWEVTGKLLGVNEERKTVYFQAAYPTSIQRSILSVNIIEKQPFLSVTPIAEDGYYRADFSPSSDYHLLSYEGPGIPWQKIMTADGDRPLYTPGDNDHLRTIQATEEMHLLTNSYDGFDFNIKEIRPPNMDTSGETKYLVLFTVSGAPSSQIVNLMFRRDWNSYVTHKLRSIVVMMDGRGTGYQGRNLRSPVKNRLGRWEARDAPRNRGDSVQLLIWMTK; encoded by the exons ATGCGATGGCATTCTCTTGATGTCGGTTCGCTTCACTATCCTTTACCAGGCGGAAAGAATCCTGTTGTAGAAGTCCATATCATCGCTATCGACTCGCCTGATCGTGTGGTGTCTCTATCAAGGTCTACGGAGTTTTCGGTTGACTCTGTCTTGTTCGAGGTGGCTTGGACCACTTCCGATATGCTTCTCGTAAAGGAGATGAGCAGAGATGCGGTGAGAGGACAAGTGCTCATGTTTAACTGGACACAGTTGGTTCCGAGTCGACCACAGCTCGAAGGGGAAGTAGTCCGTCAAGTAGATCTCAAGCCAGGTTGGATCGAGTGT GAACAAACGATATTTCCTCTGCCATCGACGGTTCTAGGTCTTTCGGCATATCTGGACATTGTGGAGGACCGTGAAGGGTACAAGCATATTGCAGTATTTGAGTCTTCACGATCCTCGGAGCCCTACTTCATAACCCAAGGCAAATGGGAGGTTACGGGAAAGCTTCTTGGTGTGAACGAAGAACGTAAAACTGT TTACTTCCAGGCCGCATACCCCACGTCCATCCAGAGAAGCATACTATCAGTAAATATCATCGAAAAACAGCCTTTTCTCTCTGTAACACCGATAGCTGAAGACGGCTATTACCGGGCCGATTTTTCGCCATCTTCAGATTATCATCTGTTGAGTTACGAAGGACCAGGCATTCCGTGGCAAAAAATCATGACCGCCGATGGAG ACCGTCCCTTGTACACACCGGGAGACAATGATCATCTGAGAACCATTCAAGCAACAGAAGAGATGCATCTTCTGACGAACAGTTACGATGGTTTTG ACTTCAACATCAAAGAGATACGGCCGCCGAACATGGACACCTCGGGGGAAACCAAATATCTAGTGCTATTTACCGT TTCGGGGGCTCCGTCTAGCCAGATCGTCAATCTTATGTTTCGCAGGGATTGGAACTCGTATGTGACGCATAAACTGCGAAGTATCGTCGTAATGATGGACGGAAGGGGTACGGGATACCAAGGACGAAATCTGAGAAGCCCTGTGAAGAACCGACTTGGTCGTTGGGAAGCACGGGATGCACCACGAAACCGGGGTGATTCTGTTCAACTCCTGATATGGATGACAAAGTAA